From the Streptomyces pluripotens genome, one window contains:
- a CDS encoding helix-turn-helix domain-containing protein, with translation MRPKLTQRQLAEAACVALGTIRKIERGERGVTDATLDAIADALGVDPARLRTDRAPVHTRVHDALPALSAAIAAYDMPEDGPVRPLDELQEAVESAAERRLAAQYTQIALELPDLITELARAYQVAPPDEWAAVVGFLVSACRSADAVAYKFGARDLSARLIDVMRWAAPAAVDPVLSASVAYVRTETFFAARAYSSGLKALHQALDAAPAPDRPSEIAARGSLHMRAAVIAGRARDTSTAMNHLNEARTLGDRVSEDVYCGTAFGPDSVRAHEMSVAVSLGDEHVSRALKVAEEWKPPKALPAERRSGFYIELARAQLWSGLADDAFESLKVARNIAPQHTREHPWVREDAATLRRLKRADSESLSSFAEWCAAT, from the coding sequence ATGCGCCCCAAGCTGACGCAGCGGCAGCTTGCTGAGGCGGCGTGCGTGGCGCTGGGCACTATTCGCAAGATTGAGCGCGGTGAACGCGGAGTCACGGATGCGACTCTCGACGCTATCGCGGACGCGCTCGGTGTTGACCCGGCCCGGTTGCGCACAGACCGAGCCCCGGTACACACCCGTGTTCACGACGCTCTCCCTGCGCTGTCGGCCGCGATCGCCGCGTACGACATGCCCGAGGACGGGCCTGTCCGGCCCCTGGACGAGTTACAGGAAGCCGTCGAGTCAGCTGCAGAGCGCAGGCTCGCAGCCCAGTACACCCAGATTGCCCTGGAGCTGCCTGACTTGATCACCGAGTTGGCGCGCGCGTATCAGGTGGCGCCGCCCGATGAGTGGGCGGCAGTCGTAGGCTTCCTTGTCAGCGCCTGCCGCTCCGCCGACGCCGTAGCGTACAAATTCGGCGCGCGCGACCTGTCGGCCCGTCTCATCGACGTCATGCGGTGGGCTGCCCCTGCTGCTGTCGATCCCGTCCTCTCTGCCTCCGTCGCCTATGTCCGAACGGAGACGTTTTTCGCGGCCCGCGCCTACAGCTCAGGCCTCAAGGCTCTGCACCAGGCACTGGACGCGGCGCCAGCACCTGACAGGCCCTCGGAGATCGCGGCTCGTGGCTCGCTGCATATGAGGGCCGCGGTCATCGCCGGTCGAGCCCGTGACACGTCGACGGCAATGAACCACCTGAACGAGGCCCGTACGCTGGGCGACCGTGTCAGTGAAGACGTGTACTGCGGAACCGCTTTCGGACCGGACTCTGTGCGCGCCCACGAAATGTCCGTGGCCGTGAGTCTCGGAGACGAGCACGTCAGCCGGGCGCTGAAAGTCGCTGAGGAATGGAAGCCGCCCAAGGCTCTACCGGCTGAACGCCGCAGTGGTTTCTACATCGAGTTGGCGCGTGCACAGCTGTGGTCGGGTCTTGCCGATGACGCGTTCGAGTCGTTGAAGGTGGCGCGGAACATTGCCCCCCAGCACACGCGTGAGCATCCCTGGGTGCGCGAGGACGCGGCCACGCTGCGCCGGTTGAAGCGCGCCGACTCCGAGTCGCTGTCGAGTTTCGCCGAATGGTGCGCAGCTACCTGA